The Pseudomonadota bacterium DNA segment AACCTACCTTGCTGGGTTTGTGTTCCCTACCTTTTCTCAAATTTCTCCAAAAATTTCAATGTCTTATCTCTTTTCAAGACTTACGCAGCAGATCTATTGACAGGTTTTTTAAATTCTTGTCCAATTAAAGAAATTTAAAAACTGATTACAGGAGGTTAACATGTTAAAAACAACCCAAAAAACTTTTTTACACAGTCTTCCGATTTCTTATTTTTGCATGATTCTTTCTTCTCTTCCTCTTTTTGCAATGGACACAGGGATGGAAGCTCCAGGAGAAAAACCAGCAGCTGCAAGTGCTCAAACCTTTTCTGCTGTTCTTAAAGGAGAGATGGCTAAATCTGAAAAAGAAACCTCGTCTTCTTCAAAAAACTTTTTTCCACTTTCAGGTTATGACTTAAGAGACTCTCAAACACTTTTAACACGCTTAAAAGCTTCTAATCCTCCTGAACATCAAAATCCTTATCTTATTTTGAGAAAATTAAAACAAGCCAAGCCTCCGTTAACAATTTATTTGAAAAATTAGAGACTTTAAAATTATCAACACATGTTGAATCAACCCCTACAAATCTCCTTCTCTCTTCTAACACAGAAATCGCGTCTCTTGCTCAGCAGATTAAAACAACGGGAGACGAACTTGCTGACAGCTTAAGAGATCAGTTTGGATTGACCATAACATATCTTAGGAACGTGAGGATTTCAGAATCATTTCATAAAATCTTTCAAGGAAAAGAACAACCATCGAGCACCACTTTTCAAGCTTTGCTCCTACAATTTTTAGAGGAAGAAAAAAACAATTATACAAATCGATATGAAGAGATGAAAAAGGACAAAGAAAAATTTGAGTTATGGCAACCAACAAGTCTTCATAGAGAAAAATATTACCCAACTGACAACTGGAAAGATTTGAAAGTATTAACAATTTGTCCTTTTAATTACCATCTCTATGCCGCAATGATGACTTTTTTAGATGACACCTACAGACGTTTGGGCCTTCTCCAGGAGGGAAAATCCCTTGTTGAAGGCGATTCAGGATTCAAATATGGCCCCTATGATAAGAGATATGTTGGCGCTTATGTTCTTCAATGCGCAGAAAAAAGAAAAGCTTAGAAAAACTCTAAAAATCAACCTAAAACCCTTAAGAAGAAAAATACATTTTTCTTCTTAAGGGTTTTAAAGAACACCTTGAAACTCTCAATAAATGTAAACGTCTGATTTGTATTACCCAAGCTTGTCAATTCGTCTTTGATGCCGCTCTCCCCCTTTAAAAGGTGTCGTAAGAAAGGCTTCTAAACATTCCTCAGCGGTATAAGCTCCAATAAGTCTTTCTCCAAGAACGAGGATATTAGCATCGTTATGAAGTCTCGAAAGGCGTGCTGATGTAACATCATAACAAAGAGCAGCACGCATGCCTGAAGACCGATTTGCTGCAATACTTATTCCAATTCCTGATCCACAAATCAAAAGCCCAAAATCTCCAGTTCCTTGTTTTAAAAACTCAACAACTTTACCCGCATAATCTGGATAATCCACAGGCTCTTCACTTGAATGTGTTCCACAATCAACAAACTCATGGCCCATTTTAGTTATTTTCAATTTTAAAATTTCTTTTAAAGAAAACCCCGCATGATCTGAACCACAAATAATTTTTAATGACATTTCCTTGATCTTCCTCTTAAAAAATGTTTAGAGTTTTATTAAAGAACTTTTTATAAAACTTTCCTTTACATTCTCATTTTTTTAAGGACAAAACAATGCCTTATATTTACCATATTGCAGATTACACTGCTTGGGAAAAAGCTAAACAACAAGGATTTTACTTAGGCAATCAACGAGATCAAAAAGATGGATTCATTCATATGAGTTTACCATCACAAGTCAAAACAACAGCGCTTAAATATTATGCAAATACATCGCATCTTGTTCTTTTTAAAATGAAAGAATCTGGTCTTAAAGACCATCTCAAATGGGAGCCTAATTCTAAAGGAGTCATTTTTCCCCATTATTATAAAAAACTTGAAATTCAAGACATTGAAGAAGCTCTCCCTTTTTTCCCACAAACCTTTGATTACACATCTCTTTAATTTTTTTTAACATTCTCTCTCTCCTAAAGAAAAGAGTTGTCGAGCGCCCTGTTATAAAAACAGATTATATTTAAATTATTTGTGCAGGTAGCTCTTTAATTTACGTATGCTTGTAAAAAACTAAGTAGTTTTTCCTGAGATTTATTTCCTAAGTTTTTTTTCACAATATAAAAACATAAAAATTCACCTTAAAAAAA contains these protein-coding regions:
- the rpiB gene encoding ribose 5-phosphate isomerase B; its protein translation is MSLKIICGSDHAGFSLKEILKLKITKMGHEFVDCGTHSSEEPVDYPDYAGKVVEFLKQGTGDFGLLICGSGIGISIAANRSSGMRAALCYDVTSARLSRLHNDANILVLGERLIGAYTAEECLEAFLTTPFKGGERHQRRIDKLG
- a CDS encoding DUF952 domain-containing protein, whose protein sequence is MPYIYHIADYTAWEKAKQQGFYLGNQRDQKDGFIHMSLPSQVKTTALKYYANTSHLVLFKMKESGLKDHLKWEPNSKGVIFPHYYKKLEIQDIEEALPFFPQTFDYTSL